GGCACTCGGTCCAGGAACTCCTCCAGCTCCGCCCGACGTACGGCGGTGCCGGTGGGATTGTTCGGGTTGCAGAGGAAGACCAGCCGGGTGGCGGGGGTGATCGCCGCCGCCATGGCGCGGAGGTCGAGTCCGAGGTGCTCATCGAGTGGGACGCGAACCTGGCGCGCGCCGACGACGTGGGACAGCACCGGATAGGCCTCGAAGGAGCGCCAGCCGAAGAGCACCTCGTCGTCGCGCGTGCAGGTGGCCTGCACGAGCTGTTGGCAGAGACTCACCGAGCCGCATCCGATGGCGAGCTGCGGGGCGGGGACGTCGAGGAACGAGGACAGCTCCGTGATGAGCGCCGAGCCGAAGTTGTCGGGGTATCGGTTGATCTCGACCGTCGCGGTCGCGACGGCCTCGGCGACGCTGGGCAGCGGCCCGTGCGGCACCTCGTTGCTGGCAAGTTTCACCGCGCCGGGGATGCTGCGACCGGGCACATAGCCGGGAAGCTGCTCCAGGTCGGCGCGAATGCGCACGGTCATGGCGGACTCCTCGCTTCGAACTCCCGGCGTCTGCGGCGCCCACGCTGCCGGACACGGTCGGCGGGCGGGACGGCTACCGAGATGAGGTTAGCTCTTTCGTGTCGCGTAATAACCCGGTCGGCCGTCCTTCGCCGGTGTCGGCTCGACTTGTTCGGCCGTTTTGCGGCCTTTCTGTCGTGACGGTACGACCGCGTGCACTGAGCGTGTTCGCAATGGTGACTCGGGGTCGATATCGCGAGGCGAGAACCGGTCCGTTCCGTTGGTCACGTTGACGAATGTTCACCCCCGCGTGATTGGCTGAGGCCATGACGCAGACGCGGATCGAGACCATCGCGCTGACCGACGGCAGTGACATGCGAGTCACCGTCGCGGAACCGGAGGACACGCTGCGTGGCGGCCTCGTCCTGTTGCATGAATCCTCCGGCGATGACGAGCGGCTGGATGGGCTCGTCTCGGCGCTGGCCGTGGAGGGCTGGCTGACCGTCGCGCCGCATCTGACGCCGTCGCCGGTCGGGCGGCCGGTCACCGAAGCGCCGCAGCCCGAACCCGACGGCGCTCCCGAGGCGGCCGGTTCCGGCCAGCCGGTGCTCGGCGACGTCGACGCCGTGTCGGTCTGGCTCGTGGACAAGGGCGTGCAGGCGGATCAGATCGGGCTTCTGGGCTTCGGGTTCGGCGGAGTGGCCGCCTTCACCGTCGCCGCGACCCGATCGGTGGGCGCCGCGGTCAGCGTCGGCGCAGGCGGCATCATCGAGCCGATCGCGCCGGGGATGACCCCGTTGGCCGATCTGGCCGCCGAACTGAGCTGCCCGTGGCTGGGCATCTACGGCGATCAGGACACGGACATCCCCGCCGACCACGTCGCGAAGCTCCGCGAGGCCGCCTCCGGCGCTCAGGTCGCCATCGACGTGGTCAGCTACGGAGACGCCGGACATCGGTTCGACGCCGATCAGGAGGTCGCCGCCGAGGCGTGGCAGCGCACCTTGAACTGGTTCGACGCTCACCTGCGCTGACCCGTTCGCGAATCGACGAACGTTGCGCATCCCGCTGTCGCGGCGGAAGGATCTTGGCGGATCAGCGAACATCGGCTAGGACGGTTGACTATGGCGGCAGACGAGGTCGAACCGAGGGTGTTGTGGCAGCCGGACGCGCAGCGGACGGCGGACAGCACCATGGCCGAGTTCCGGCGGTGGCTGGCGGCCGAGTGGGACCGGCGAGGTGACGGCGGACCGGCTCCCTCGGGGCCTGATGCGTTGTACCGCTGGTCGGTGACGGACCTGGCAGGCTTCTGGGGCGCGGTGGCGGACTTCTTCGAGGTGAGCTTCCACGAGCGGCCCTCGGACGTCCTGGCCGACGCGACCATGCCGGGCACCCGGTGGTTCCCCGGTGCCACCGTCAACTACGCCGAGCACGCCCTGCGGCGGGGTCCGGGTCGACAGAACAACGACCTGGCGCTCGTGGAGGCGCGTGAGGACGGGCGGGTCGAGCGTTACACCTTCGGCGAGCTGCGCATTCATGTCGCCGCCATTC
This genomic stretch from Actinoalloteichus hoggarensis harbors:
- a CDS encoding dienelactone hydrolase family protein: MTQTRIETIALTDGSDMRVTVAEPEDTLRGGLVLLHESSGDDERLDGLVSALAVEGWLTVAPHLTPSPVGRPVTEAPQPEPDGAPEAAGSGQPVLGDVDAVSVWLVDKGVQADQIGLLGFGFGGVAAFTVAATRSVGAAVSVGAGGIIEPIAPGMTPLADLAAELSCPWLGIYGDQDTDIPADHVAKLREAASGAQVAIDVVSYGDAGHRFDADQEVAAEAWQRTLNWFDAHLR